One Candidatus Baltobacteraceae bacterium genomic window carries:
- the cysK gene encoding cysteine synthase A: protein MARIYENLADTFGNTPLVKIPRLNKGLPGTILVKMESFNPAGSVKDRIGVSMIEAAERDGRLLPGMTILEPTSGNTGIALAFVAAAKGYKCILVMPDTMTIERRNLLKAYGAQVILTPGADGMKGAIALAGKIYADTPNKYFMPQQFENPANPEIHRRTTAEEIWRDTDGAVDIFIAMVGTGGTITGVGEVLKARKKNVQIIAGEPEGSPVLSGGAPGPHKIQGTGTGFIPKVLDQSVYDEVIRVTDAEAIATARLLAREEGMLVGISAGANVWAALQVAARDENKGKLIVTIGCDTGERYLSNAVFADQAAVVVEPALVS from the coding sequence ATGGCACGCATCTACGAAAACTTGGCCGATACGTTCGGCAATACGCCGCTGGTCAAGATCCCGCGGCTCAACAAGGGTCTTCCGGGCACGATCCTGGTGAAGATGGAGTCGTTCAATCCGGCCGGCTCGGTGAAAGATCGCATCGGCGTTTCGATGATCGAAGCCGCCGAGCGCGACGGTCGCTTATTGCCGGGGATGACGATCCTGGAACCGACCAGTGGAAACACCGGCATCGCGCTGGCATTCGTCGCGGCGGCGAAGGGCTACAAATGTATTCTCGTGATGCCCGACACCATGACGATCGAGCGTCGCAATCTGCTCAAAGCGTACGGAGCGCAAGTGATCCTCACCCCAGGCGCCGACGGCATGAAGGGTGCAATCGCGCTGGCCGGCAAGATCTATGCTGATACGCCCAACAAATACTTCATGCCGCAACAATTCGAAAATCCGGCGAATCCGGAAATCCATCGCCGTACGACCGCGGAAGAGATCTGGCGCGACACCGACGGTGCGGTCGACATCTTCATCGCGATGGTTGGAACCGGCGGCACGATCACCGGCGTCGGCGAAGTGCTCAAGGCACGCAAGAAGAACGTCCAGATCATTGCCGGCGAGCCGGAAGGGTCGCCGGTTCTGAGCGGAGGCGCGCCCGGTCCGCACAAGATCCAAGGCACCGGCACGGGTTTCATTCCAAAAGTTCTCGACCAAAGCGTCTATGACGAGGTGATTCGGGTAACCGATGCCGAGGCAATCGCAACGGCGCGGCTCCTCGCGCGCGAAGAAGGCATGCTGGTCGGAATCTCGGCGGGGGCGAACGTCTGGGCAGCGTTGCAAGTTGCTGCGCGTGACGAGAATAAGGGCAAGCTCATCGTGACGATCGGCTGCGATACCGGCGAGCGGTACTTGAGCAACGCCGTCTTTGCCGATCAAGCGGCGGTCGTCGTCGAACCCGCCCTCGTTTCTTGA
- a CDS encoding MgtC/SapB family protein produces MNFAVEPIGESWPQLAELGLALILSALIGLEREYRQKSAGLRTYTVVGVAAALMMLVSKYGFTDVLLTGRIVLDPSRVAAQVVTGIGFIGGGVIFMRRDVVRGLTTAAIVWLTAAVGMACGAGLPVLAIAVTAAHFVVVFVFPSLARRLPRARFRSTQLRLLYELGRGSLRDALSICTHRGFSVSDLSVQHTGDGANDVVNVLVTIQGSGDLEQLEALMVKVPGMLSVATADAGEPIERYE; encoded by the coding sequence ATGAATTTCGCCGTCGAACCGATCGGTGAGAGCTGGCCCCAGCTTGCCGAACTTGGCTTAGCGTTGATTTTGTCGGCTCTGATCGGTCTTGAGCGCGAATACCGTCAAAAGAGTGCGGGGCTCCGCACCTACACGGTGGTCGGGGTCGCGGCCGCGTTGATGATGCTGGTTTCCAAGTACGGCTTTACCGACGTGCTCCTAACCGGTCGAATCGTGCTCGATCCATCGCGGGTAGCAGCGCAGGTCGTTACCGGAATCGGGTTCATCGGCGGCGGCGTGATCTTCATGCGTCGCGATGTCGTCCGCGGACTTACGACGGCTGCGATCGTCTGGCTGACTGCGGCAGTCGGCATGGCGTGCGGGGCGGGGTTGCCGGTGCTCGCAATCGCGGTCACCGCAGCGCATTTCGTCGTCGTTTTCGTCTTTCCGTCGCTGGCTCGTCGCTTGCCGCGGGCGCGCTTTCGCTCGACCCAGCTTCGGTTACTCTACGAATTGGGCCGCGGTTCACTTCGCGACGCTCTCTCGATCTGTACGCACCGCGGGTTCAGCGTTTCGGACCTCAGTGTCCAACATACAGGGGATGGTGCGAACGATGTCGTCAACGTGCTGGTAACCATTCAGGGATCCGGTGACCTCGAGCAACTCGAAGCGCTCATGGTAAAGGTCCCCGGTATGCTCTCGGTCGCGACCGCCGATGCCGGCGAACCGATCGAACGCTATGAGTGA
- a CDS encoding serine hydrolase domain-containing protein → MATLLPAQAQTTSSPPTIDDAIAAIRAYAPQALREQGAPGMSVAITDRTQTLAIITVGMADVASKTPVTADTRFPIGSISKSMTTLALLQLHDRGLVDLDARVQRYLPSWSIHSNGVPILVHQLLSHTAGIPDDYTVEQYGYAIAALRNAHTLFTPGTQWSYSNDGFATVGAIVAAVSHTTWQSDIENHVFAPIGMTHSSAIFDDRTLSDAATGYQFRDGDYVATPPNPVLIPSPYVDFVDPAGSIISTPGDMAAYLRLYLNGGKTASGVQLISPASFAAMTTADHFNNGAPDVAKDVELAEWPAFYHEYGYGLSIFHTDGDHLVGHTGGVSGYTACFQANLTRGFGAIALSNLVEAPLHPCAIVKYAMAVLRAQSLGQALPQPPNGPPIPPPAIVSSDYVGAYHMTGGNSVEVTDAHGTLALTDAGRTYRLVAQGHDMFWTDDPRFTIYYVAFERNKAKAVDGFTNAGMYYVNSRHTGPTTFPHPASWNALTGRYETSIFGSALVMRIVIVKGGLTVDGLQHLRPSANGTFALGPSVVRFDTPFEGKMQRLWLDGADLYRIELP, encoded by the coding sequence TTGGCAACGCTCCTTCCCGCGCAGGCTCAGACGACATCCTCGCCGCCCACGATCGATGATGCGATCGCCGCGATTCGGGCGTATGCGCCGCAGGCGCTGCGCGAACAAGGCGCGCCGGGCATGTCGGTGGCGATCACCGATCGCACCCAGACGCTCGCGATCATCACGGTCGGCATGGCGGACGTGGCGAGCAAGACGCCGGTGACCGCCGACACGCGCTTTCCGATCGGTTCGATTTCCAAATCGATGACCACACTTGCGCTCTTGCAGCTGCACGATCGCGGCTTGGTCGATCTCGATGCCCGCGTGCAACGGTATCTGCCGTCTTGGTCGATCCACAGTAACGGCGTGCCGATTTTGGTTCATCAGCTGCTCTCCCACACGGCCGGCATTCCCGACGACTACACCGTCGAACAGTACGGCTACGCGATCGCCGCGTTGCGTAACGCGCACACGCTCTTCACGCCGGGAACGCAGTGGTCGTATTCGAACGACGGCTTCGCCACGGTCGGCGCGATCGTCGCCGCGGTTTCGCACACGACCTGGCAGTCAGATATCGAGAACCACGTCTTCGCGCCGATCGGCATGACGCATAGCTCGGCGATCTTCGACGATCGCACGCTCTCCGACGCCGCCACCGGCTATCAATTCCGCGACGGCGATTACGTCGCGACGCCGCCGAACCCGGTATTGATCCCCTCGCCGTATGTTGACTTCGTGGATCCGGCCGGCTCGATCATCTCGACACCAGGAGATATGGCCGCCTACCTGCGCCTCTATCTCAACGGCGGCAAGACCGCAAGCGGCGTCCAGCTGATTTCTCCCGCAAGCTTTGCCGCGATGACCACCGCCGACCATTTCAATAACGGCGCTCCGGACGTCGCGAAGGACGTGGAGCTAGCCGAGTGGCCGGCCTTTTATCACGAATACGGCTACGGCCTCTCGATCTTTCACACCGACGGCGATCATCTCGTCGGGCACACCGGCGGCGTCTCCGGCTACACGGCGTGCTTCCAAGCCAACCTCACGCGCGGCTTCGGTGCGATCGCGCTCTCGAATCTCGTCGAAGCGCCGCTGCATCCGTGTGCGATCGTGAAATACGCGATGGCGGTGCTGCGCGCGCAGAGCCTGGGGCAAGCGCTGCCGCAGCCGCCGAACGGTCCGCCGATTCCACCGCCCGCGATCGTCTCGAGCGATTACGTCGGGGCATATCACATGACCGGCGGCAATAGCGTCGAGGTCACCGACGCGCACGGCACCCTCGCGCTCACCGACGCCGGACGAACCTATCGTCTCGTCGCGCAGGGACACGACATGTTCTGGACCGACGATCCGCGCTTCACGATCTACTACGTCGCCTTCGAACGGAACAAGGCAAAAGCGGTCGACGGCTTTACCAACGCGGGAATGTACTATGTCAATTCCCGGCACACCGGACCGACGACGTTCCCGCATCCCGCGTCATGGAACGCGTTGACCGGACGCTACGAAACCTCGATCTTCGGCTCGGCGCTGGTGATGCGGATCGTCATCGTCAAAGGCGGTCTCACCGTCGACGGGCTGCAGCATCTGCGGCCGTCGGCCAACGGAACCTTTGCGTTGGGACCGTCGGTGGTTCGCTTCGACACGCCGTTCGAAGGCAAGATGCAGCGGCTCTGGCTCGACGGCGCGGATCTTTATCGCATCGAGCTTCCCTAA
- a CDS encoding MBL fold metallo-hydrolase RNA specificity domain-containing protein: MFSLSQKSLYVEALDLWIDSMRSRERCYVSHGHSDHAREHRTVVATPNTARICRTRFARRAERRRLSTLPQSEPAQPVEFEEHGFNEPWEERGHRLTLFSAGHVLGSAQLLIEGEGGSFVYTGDFKLRESLTVEPPEVKPCDVVLMECTYGRPQYVFPPHAEVAAQMVAFARQTLEDDAVPVFFAYSLGKAQEAMAILGAAGLALTVHDAVDALAQVYEACGVSMPSYARYHAEAFDARSVLIWPPGGKALPKALRNKPVRTAVLTGWSLDRGALFRYGTQRGFALSDHADYPALLQYVERAQPRKVLLNHGWRDFVYRLRALGVDAEYMEDHAQLSLL; the protein is encoded by the coding sequence GTGTTCTCCCTCTCCCAGAAATCCCTTTACGTCGAGGCGCTCGACCTGTGGATCGACAGCATGCGCTCGCGGGAGCGCTGCTACGTCTCGCACGGGCATAGCGACCATGCGCGCGAGCACCGCACGGTCGTCGCGACGCCGAACACCGCCCGCATCTGCCGCACCCGGTTTGCGCGCCGTGCCGAGCGGCGCCGGCTCTCGACCCTGCCGCAGTCCGAGCCTGCGCAGCCGGTCGAATTCGAGGAGCACGGTTTCAACGAACCGTGGGAGGAACGTGGCCACCGGCTCACGCTCTTTTCAGCCGGACACGTGCTCGGCAGCGCGCAGCTGCTGATCGAGGGCGAGGGCGGAAGCTTCGTCTATACGGGCGACTTCAAGCTGCGTGAATCGCTCACGGTCGAGCCGCCTGAGGTCAAACCGTGCGATGTGGTACTGATGGAATGTACCTACGGCCGTCCGCAGTATGTCTTTCCGCCGCATGCCGAAGTCGCGGCACAGATGGTCGCCTTCGCGCGCCAGACGTTGGAAGATGACGCGGTACCGGTTTTTTTCGCCTATTCGCTCGGCAAAGCGCAAGAGGCGATGGCAATTCTCGGCGCCGCCGGATTGGCCCTGACGGTACACGATGCGGTCGATGCGCTGGCACAGGTCTACGAAGCCTGCGGCGTTTCCATGCCGTCCTACGCGCGGTATCACGCGGAAGCGTTCGATGCGCGCAGCGTGCTGATCTGGCCGCCGGGTGGAAAGGCGTTGCCCAAGGCGTTGCGCAACAAACCGGTACGCACAGCCGTGCTGACCGGCTGGTCACTCGATCGCGGCGCGCTCTTCCGTTATGGAACGCAGCGCGGCTTCGCGCTCTCGGACCACGCCGACTATCCCGCGCTGCTGCAATACGTGGAACGCGCGCAGCCGCGCAAAGTACTCCTGAATCACGGCTGGCGCGATTTCGTTTATCGCCTGCGTGCGCTCGGCGTCGACGCCGAGTATATGGAGGACCATGCGCAACTCTCACTCCTTTAG
- a CDS encoding Lrp/AsnC ligand binding domain-containing protein yields MVTAFILMNVSRTHLKSIADDLLAIDGIAEVYSVAGPFDIIAIARVREHDELNDLVTEHVAALEGIENTETLIAFKTFAKKDLGLLWDIGVD; encoded by the coding sequence ATGGTTACGGCCTTCATCTTGATGAACGTCTCCCGCACGCATCTCAAATCGATCGCCGACGATCTGCTTGCGATCGACGGAATCGCGGAAGTCTACTCGGTCGCGGGCCCCTTCGACATCATCGCGATCGCCCGCGTGCGCGAGCACGACGAGCTCAACGACCTGGTCACCGAACACGTGGCCGCACTCGAGGGAATCGAGAACACCGAAACGCTGATCGCGTTCAAAACCTTTGCCAAAAAAGATCTCGGCCTACTCTGGGACATAGGAGTCGACTGA
- a CDS encoding NAD(P)-dependent alcohol dehydrogenase: protein MSATTMRERPAAPPATMRAFVMQGLDNVGFATKPVPTPGPTDAIVKTTHALICSSDAHTVHGAIGPRENLTLGHEAVGIVSAVGSDVKLFKPGDRVVVGAITPTWGDLASQAGHSSQSDGALGGWKFANVKDGVFAEYFHVNEADANMALIPPSIPSEMAVYCADMLSTGFAGAENANIPIGGTVAIFAQGPVGLMATAGARLRGAGLIITVDAVPSRLQMSKHFGADVTIDLTKEDPVERILALTGGIGVDSAIEALGNPVSFANCIRVAKPGGTISNVGYHGHGDTVPIPREAWGVGMAEKTIKTDLCPGGRLRMQRLLTILQNGRVDPTPLTTHTFRFDQLEPAFEMMDKKTDGVIKPLILFS from the coding sequence ATGTCAGCCACGACCATGCGGGAGCGCCCGGCAGCGCCCCCGGCAACGATGCGCGCATTCGTCATGCAGGGCCTCGATAACGTCGGTTTCGCTACGAAACCGGTTCCGACGCCCGGCCCGACCGACGCGATCGTCAAAACAACTCATGCCTTGATCTGCTCGTCCGACGCACATACGGTCCATGGGGCGATCGGCCCGCGTGAGAACCTCACCCTCGGCCACGAAGCGGTCGGAATCGTCAGCGCGGTCGGTTCCGACGTCAAACTCTTCAAGCCCGGCGATCGCGTCGTCGTCGGCGCGATCACGCCCACGTGGGGCGATCTGGCTTCGCAAGCCGGCCATTCCTCGCAGTCCGACGGTGCGCTGGGCGGTTGGAAGTTCGCCAACGTGAAGGACGGCGTGTTCGCCGAATACTTCCACGTCAATGAAGCCGACGCGAACATGGCCCTCATCCCCCCGAGCATCCCCAGCGAGATGGCCGTCTACTGCGCCGACATGCTTTCGACCGGTTTCGCCGGCGCCGAGAACGCGAACATCCCGATCGGCGGTACGGTCGCGATCTTTGCGCAAGGCCCGGTGGGACTGATGGCCACCGCCGGTGCGCGGTTGCGCGGCGCCGGTTTGATCATCACCGTCGACGCCGTCCCGTCGCGTCTCCAGATGAGCAAGCATTTCGGTGCCGACGTCACGATCGACCTTACCAAGGAAGATCCGGTCGAGCGCATCCTGGCTCTCACCGGCGGCATCGGTGTCGACTCGGCCATCGAGGCGCTCGGCAATCCGGTCAGCTTCGCCAACTGCATCCGCGTCGCAAAGCCAGGCGGCACGATCTCCAATGTCGGCTATCACGGACATGGCGATACCGTCCCGATTCCGCGCGAAGCATGGGGCGTCGGCATGGCGGAAAAAACGATCAAGACCGACCTCTGCCCGGGCGGACGTCTGCGGATGCAGCGCCTGCTGACGATCCTGCAGAACGGCCGCGTCGATCCGACCCCGCTCACCACGCACACCTTCCGCTTCGATCAACTGGAACCGGCATTCGAGATGATGGACAAGAAGACCGACGGCGTCATCAAACCGCTGATCCTCTTCTCGTAA
- a CDS encoding ATP-dependent DNA ligase — translation MIAFARTCAAIAATASKLEKIAILAAYFRELDDANLAAAARFFTGNAFAAREQKQLSIGASAIVEAAQYAWGVTDAQLRAGYREHGDLGAALGPFVREPHDLGLFREPLTPASLGALFEEIAAAAGRSARKHRLHLCERILGACSDPLEATYVIKIMTGDLRIGLRAGLVDDAIAAAFGLHAPDVRRAVMIAGDVGAVAVAAKHGDLSSVRIRYGSPIGFMLASPIPYGEIYRDLTGALWHAEDKYDGIRAQAHVEGARVTLFSRTLNDVTHSYPEIAQALHGQSHRMMLDGEIIAMREGQVLPFRMLQARLQRKEIDAALLAEVPLQYVAFDMMAIDDEFLLDVPLRERRARLAEAVAENAHLRIAPFETLEPDAGPETINARFEAARARGNEGAMFKRADSPYAPGRRGKWWLKLKRELDTLDVVVVAVEWGHGKRAKVLSDYTFAVRGEHDELLTIGKAYSGLTDAEIAALTPRFLEHALPAHAQREKARSHEIPVEPEIVLEVAFDIIQESDLHESGFSLRFPRIVRIRDDKPPADIDTIARVREIYAAMLERERVHS, via the coding sequence ATGATCGCCTTCGCGCGCACCTGCGCGGCTATCGCCGCTACGGCGAGTAAGCTCGAGAAGATCGCAATACTCGCCGCATATTTTCGCGAGCTCGACGATGCGAATCTCGCGGCTGCAGCACGCTTTTTCACCGGCAACGCGTTTGCCGCGCGCGAGCAAAAGCAGCTCTCGATCGGCGCAAGCGCGATCGTCGAAGCCGCCCAGTATGCGTGGGGCGTGACCGACGCGCAACTGCGCGCCGGCTATCGCGAGCATGGCGATCTGGGCGCTGCGCTCGGTCCGTTCGTCCGTGAGCCGCACGACCTCGGGCTCTTTCGCGAGCCTCTGACCCCCGCTTCGCTCGGCGCGCTTTTCGAAGAGATCGCGGCGGCGGCGGGACGGTCGGCCCGCAAGCACCGCCTGCATCTGTGCGAACGCATTCTCGGCGCGTGTTCCGATCCGCTCGAGGCGACGTACGTGATCAAGATCATGACCGGTGATCTGCGCATCGGACTGCGCGCCGGGCTGGTCGATGACGCGATTGCCGCAGCGTTCGGGCTCCACGCTCCGGACGTGCGGCGCGCGGTCATGATCGCCGGCGACGTCGGCGCGGTGGCGGTCGCGGCCAAGCACGGCGACCTTTCGTCAGTGCGGATCCGCTACGGATCACCGATCGGGTTCATGCTTGCTTCTCCAATCCCGTACGGCGAAATCTATCGCGACCTGACCGGCGCGCTCTGGCACGCGGAAGACAAATACGACGGGATTCGCGCGCAGGCGCACGTCGAGGGCGCCCGCGTAACGCTTTTCTCGCGTACGCTCAACGACGTCACCCATTCGTATCCAGAGATCGCGCAGGCGCTGCACGGCCAGTCTCACCGCATGATGCTCGACGGCGAGATCATCGCGATGCGCGAGGGCCAGGTGCTTCCCTTTCGGATGCTCCAGGCGCGCTTGCAGCGCAAGGAGATCGATGCGGCTCTGCTCGCGGAGGTTCCGTTGCAGTATGTCGCGTTCGACATGATGGCGATCGACGACGAATTTTTGCTCGATGTGCCGCTGCGCGAGCGGCGCGCACGCCTGGCCGAGGCGGTCGCCGAGAACGCGCATCTGCGCATCGCGCCGTTCGAGACGCTCGAACCGGACGCCGGGCCGGAGACGATCAACGCGCGCTTCGAGGCGGCCCGCGCGCGCGGGAACGAAGGCGCGATGTTCAAACGCGCCGATTCACCGTATGCGCCGGGACGGCGCGGCAAGTGGTGGCTCAAACTCAAGCGCGAACTCGACACGCTCGATGTCGTCGTGGTGGCCGTCGAGTGGGGGCATGGGAAGCGGGCCAAAGTGCTCTCGGATTACACCTTCGCCGTCCGCGGAGAACACGACGAACTGCTGACGATCGGCAAAGCCTACTCGGGCCTCACCGACGCCGAGATCGCGGCCCTGACGCCCCGGTTTCTCGAGCACGCGCTTCCGGCCCACGCGCAACGCGAAAAGGCGCGGTCGCACGAGATTCCGGTCGAGCCGGAGATCGTGCTCGAAGTTGCGTTCGACATAATTCAGGAGAGCGATTTGCACGAGAGCGGTTTCTCACTACGGTTTCCACGCATCGTTCGGATCCGCGACGACAAGCCGCCGGCGGACATCGATACGATCGCGCGCGTTCGAGAGATCTACGCAGCAATGCTGGAGCGCGAGCGCGTTCACTCATAG
- a CDS encoding asparaginase has translation MVVEVTRGDRVESVHHVALCAANADGEVVLQTGDIESPVFLRSTAKPFIAAAAIDAGVREAFGLDQREIAVMSASHVGEPFHVDAVRSLLKKIGLDESALQCGEQEGRPHGSIYNNCSGKHAGILALCRALGSDPATYMAIENPAQQHILTFCARLSGDDPASWPVGIDGCGIPVYATSLRRAAMAFARFASLAQLESRDAMALLVVRDAMISYPEYVHGTAEFDSRLMAAGGGSIACKSGAEGVHGSALIPEGIGLVSKVLDGAARARAPLTMAALGRLGSPLADAADLGGFAAPVVYNRAGRAVGAIRVRSNFAVEEAS, from the coding sequence ATGGTCGTCGAGGTTACACGCGGCGATCGGGTAGAATCGGTCCACCACGTTGCCCTCTGCGCAGCGAACGCGGACGGCGAGGTGGTACTGCAGACCGGCGATATCGAATCGCCGGTCTTTCTTCGTTCGACCGCCAAGCCGTTCATCGCCGCCGCGGCGATCGATGCGGGAGTGCGCGAAGCGTTCGGCCTCGATCAACGCGAGATCGCGGTAATGAGCGCCTCGCACGTGGGCGAGCCGTTTCATGTCGACGCGGTTCGTTCGCTTCTGAAGAAGATCGGGCTCGACGAATCGGCGCTGCAATGCGGCGAGCAAGAGGGACGTCCGCACGGCTCGATTTACAACAACTGCTCCGGCAAGCACGCCGGAATTCTCGCGCTGTGCCGCGCGCTCGGAAGCGACCCCGCAACGTACATGGCGATCGAGAATCCGGCGCAGCAGCACATCCTGACGTTTTGTGCGCGACTCTCCGGCGACGATCCGGCGAGTTGGCCGGTGGGTATCGACGGCTGTGGCATCCCGGTCTATGCAACCTCTCTTCGCCGCGCGGCGATGGCGTTCGCGCGCTTCGCTTCGCTCGCCCAACTGGAATCGCGCGACGCGATGGCGCTCTTGGTAGTGCGCGACGCGATGATTTCCTATCCGGAATACGTGCACGGAACGGCGGAATTCGACTCGCGCTTGATGGCTGCCGGGGGCGGCTCCATCGCCTGTAAATCGGGCGCCGAGGGCGTGCATGGTTCAGCGCTGATTCCCGAGGGTATCGGGCTCGTCAGCAAGGTTCTCGACGGCGCAGCCCGTGCTCGGGCGCCGCTGACGATGGCGGCGCTGGGCCGGTTGGGCAGCCCGCTCGCCGATGCCGCCGACTTGGGGGGCTTTGCCGCGCCGGTCGTGTATAATCGTGCAGGGCGTGCGGTCGGAGCGATCCGCGTGCGCTCGAACTTCGCCGTCGAAGAAGCGAGTTGA